A DNA window from Helianthus annuus cultivar XRQ/B chromosome 15, HanXRQr2.0-SUNRISE, whole genome shotgun sequence contains the following coding sequences:
- the LOC110910110 gene encoding protein SENESCENCE-ASSOCIATED GENE 21, mitochondrial, producing the protein MASVKLVSTFIVVRRGFATVTQGSVSGSIRGTGVAMMAKASEESKKSTPWVPDPITGYYKPEGQTNEIDAAELREMLLKQKNRQN; encoded by the exons ATGGCTAGCGTTAAACTCGTCTCAACCTTCATCGTCGTTAG ACGTGGATTTGCGACTGTGACACAAGGGAGTGTATCCGGAAGCATTAGGGGAACCGGAGTGGCAATGATGGCGAAAGCAAGTGAAGAATCGAAGAAATCGACTCCATGGGTTCCGGATCCAATAACCGGTTACTACAAGCCGGAGGGACAAACGAACGAGATTGACGCAGCTGAGCTTCGTGAAATGCTGTTGAAACAGAAAAACCGTCAGAACTAA